In Phyllopteryx taeniolatus isolate TA_2022b chromosome 8, UOR_Ptae_1.2, whole genome shotgun sequence, one genomic interval encodes:
- the prx gene encoding neuroblast differentiation-associated protein AHNAK isoform X5, whose translation MDPEPSIEQTEQSTAEAAEPPVEIVVETEAEAGASGYSVTGGGERGIFIKDVLKDSPAAKHLSLQQGDQLLSAKVYFDNVRYEDALKILQCAEPYKVSFLVKRTVHGEEICVRPRLPSVDVKGPKAKMAKMSVKAIKPFKAKKKRGGRFGLKRLKEKRREELVIEGTPPRLEMTNVDVEFCLPTFKHGRSGHLEAEGGTAVKAKRKIRFPRMKTKGQNGGKEESRGMEAKVKVSPAEIPRAKVKTKGKAPKFGINFPKSKDAKSGSVELRKPDVNIPSPSLEFSFPAGKGVDVEMEGVSLNSPDVRFALPSGKAHTSLPAGKGKVEIKAPKLEVRGGDAEVTTGNVDIETGKGDGKLRMPKLKLPKMRLSRHSDEIDDDKMKVKAEGDIGVPTVEMKGGSGIVLPEAHVTKGGISGNVPSIQMPSVDISLPKVKGTSGMDVKTATKKPGIECPVPDVELHVGRIPDEVEGTFKGPEISMPALDISLPKIKSSDLDAEGRGSGEKFRLPSVEVGIDMSHYMGGDGKFTLPNLNVSQSQKVDLKRPDVAGGFKLPSVDPTLLKGKDVDLDLPDVDISLPTVSLPGAGVKLKGPELMGGKLERPDIDVSIHKGKLEGGVELDGPDIKGGKLKMPTLDVSLPKVNLPEGGVKLKGPEFKGGKMEIADIGVSLSKAEADFDIEGPDIKGGKFKMPTFDVSLPKVNLPEGGVKLKDPKLRGGKMELPDLDVSLPKGRFEGGVELEGPDVKGRKFKMPTFDVSLPKGSLPEGTVKLKGPELKGKVEIPDIDVSIPNVEGHFDIEGPDVKGGKFKIPTFDVCLPKVNLPESGVELKGPELKGKVEIPDVDVSIRNVEGHFDIEGPDVNGGKLKMPKLDISFSKVNIPEGSVKLKGPELKRGKMEMPDLSLPKGKFEGGVELEGPDVKGGDFKMPTFDVSLPKGSRKEDGVKLKGPELEGWKIEMPDLDMSFPQRKAEGETGIEGHVGMGGKFQMPSVDLSLPKMKTKGPEINIEGPEFKGGKVTAPTVDVSLPKVEGDLDLESPHLKVGTFKMPTFDVSLPKVHFPEGGVKVTGPELKGGKMEMPDIDVSLPKGQFEGGNELEGPNVKGGKFKIPTLDVSLPKVNLTEGGIKLKGPQLNRGKMKFPDVDLSLPEGKSEGGVEFEGPDVKGGNFKMPTLDVSLPKVNLPKFDLNVETPDVKGKIEMPCVDILVPKGKVEGDLNLEGPDVKGGKFKVPTFDVSLPKVNLPEGGVKLKGTDLKGGKIEIPDVDVSLPKVEGDFNIEGHDVKGGKYKVPKFNVSLPKVNLPEGNVKLKGPELERRKIEMPDLDISFPKGKAEGKLGLEGHVGKGGKFHMPAVDLSLPKMKTKGPEINIEGPEFKGGRFTAPTVDVSPPKVEGHLDLEGPDIKGGKFKMPTIDVSLPKVNLPEGGGKIKGPELKGGKIEIPDIDVSLPKGKVKGGVDLEGPEIKGGQFKMPTFDASLPKVNLPEGGVKLKVPEFEGQEIEMPDVDISFPKGKVEGKMGIEGHVGKGGKFQMPSVDLSLPKMKTKGPEINIEGPDVKGGKVTIPRVDVSLPKVEGDLDLEGSDVKGRTFKIPTFDVSLPNVSLPECGVKLKGPEQKGGKMEIPDIDVSLPRGNIEGGFDVEGPHVKVQNVKGGKFKMPKFDVSLPKVNLPEGDVKLKGPELEGRKIEMPDLDISLPKGKAGGEMSKGGKFHMPSVDISLPKMKTKGPEINIETPDIKGGKVTIPTVDVSLPKVEGDLVLGGPDVKGAKFKMPTFNVSLPKVSLPEGGVKVKGPELKGGNMEIPDISISLPKGKVEDGVDLEGPDVKGGKLKIPSLDVSLPKVNLPKGDPILEAPKFKGKMEMPSVDISLPKGKVEGDIDIAGADVKGGKFKLPTFDVSLPKVSLPEGGVKVKGPELKGGKIEIPDVDVLLPKVEGDFDIKGLDAKGGKFKMPTLDISLPKVNLPEGGAKIRGPEFSGEKINMPDFHMSLPEGKAEGEIGIEGHSAKGGKFHMPFVDISLPKSKIKGPGITIEGPDVKGTKVTMPTVDVSTPKIEGDLDIEGPDVKGGNIKMPTLDVSLPKVNLPEGGVKLKGPELKGKMEILDVDVSLPKVEGGEGPDVKGGRFKMPKLDVSFPKVSLPEGGVKLKGPTLKGGKMQVTDIDVSRPKGKVEGGVELEGPDFKGGKFKMPSLDVSLPNVRLPEGGIKIKGPDLGGRKTDLTDVDVALPKGKVEGEMGIEGHLSKGGKFHMPSVDISIPKIKTKGPEINIEGPDGKGGKVTEPTVDVSILKVSLPGGGLKLKGQELKGGKMEIPDIDVSLPKAEGDFDVVGPQVKGGKFKIPTFDVSLPKVNLPEGGIKLKGPELKGGRMEIPDIDVSLPKGKAEGAVELKGPDVKGGKFKIPTFDVSLPKVNLPEGGIKLKGPELKGGKMEIPDIDVSLPKVEGDLDIEGPDVKGRKFKMPTLDVSLPKVNLPEGGVKLKGPDFGGGKIDMPDIDMSLPKGKFEGQTGIEGHLDRGGKFHMPSVDICLPKMKATGPEINIEGPDVKGVKLTMPTVDVSIPKAEGDLDIEVPDVKAGKFKMPTFDVSVPKVNLPEGGLKLKGPELKGKMEIPDVDVLLPKVEGDINIEGSYVKGGRFKMPKLDVSLPKVNLPEGGVKLKGPTLKGGKMQVPDIDVSLPKGKVEGGVELEVTDMKGGKFKMPSLDVSLPNINLPEGGITIKGPDLEGRKIDMPDIDVSFPNDKAGAEIGIEGGGKFHMPSVDICLPKMKTKGPEIDIEAPDIKGRKVTMPTVDVSLPKIKSPEVDVSLEGPDVKGGKVTIPAMARMTGESAGSGSLKRGTVKLPTVDISAPKVDLDFGLTKPKGDDVEVALLKAEGSRPSSGGSFDLPNVSLKVPSFTLPRFSGKSKAGHLEASGQSCEGDISLRAPSMELGLDSKDQGKKAKLKKPSFGISKTDADVSVSCPELDVNLKKGGIDIPKPDTNVDVEGKGRFHAPDITIKLPKFSMPGFVSKDGTLGRPSSDREAQAKAKMPSVELSLPATKTPEMEVLLPKAEVDVSEGDIRTYEGDLKIPKRPVIDVSAPKVDLAVPLESSYEREGTKFKVPDLDLSRLKGKISRMPKSKSSKIEAPEVKLKMQSIDISIPKAPDVDLHGDGRVDFNMPHANIDLPEATTPKTDISIPKDKVGLHVKGEHSGLKLKMPRLDIQGPKGDLELDLRFRRGEGRMEVSDLETNSKVKGPKVKGTKFNIGMPKKKNGGGVKVEQDIEIIQPGIYGPTSSSHNGHKEVNINVQMPSVTLPSVSVTSKQGSAECGLPSSSSTVPRIPDIDFDIGTAQDEDEDKLGKKIKIPKFGVPLPSLSSPEGRMEICGPQLKYEGPKVPKVKKAVFVLVNPPQTDDVTLNTGDAKVKIPTLQTKSIETSVDTPGMSACASSLRSADLTLKPEGPSSRFHFEKEASPHKGAAASAKVKLPKVEFTSPYGKKTAGHANLEMTTRLDTPSFSGEDPKGLQIKPGKVSFEGFVESSSKEVVSQHSRTERLDGDSSGSPAGFTMEFSSMKVRTWGEGDTKGEPQGRESPPWFKVPKFTLKPHSTGFLQITPEGSPRAQRRGELGGEADVSGSFCPHASDVTASDVSSPVGGGSVTMVTKTTRTTRRATSAATPAGDSAVTAHPPSDL comes from the exons ATGGACCCGGAACCTTCTATCGAGCAGACA GAGCAGAGCACGGCGGAAGCCGCCGAGCCTCCGGTGGAAATTGTGGTGGAGACGGAGGCGGAGGCTGGAGCTAGCGGCTACAGCGTGACCGGCGGCGGAGAGCGAGGCATCTTCATCAAAGACGTGCTCAAAGACTCGCCGGCCGCCAAACATCTCAGCCTGCAACAAG GTGACCAGCTGCTAAGCGCCAAGGTCTACTTCGACAACGTGCGCTATGAAGACGCTCTGAAGATCCTCCAGTGCGCCGAGCCCTACAAAGTAAGCTTCCTGGTCAAGAGGACTGTCCACGGGGAGGAGATCTGCGTGCGGCCCCGCCTGCCCAGTGTGGACGTCAAAGGCCCCAAGgccaaaatggccaaaatg AGCGTGAAGGCCATCAAGCCGTTCAAGGCGAAGAAGAAGCGAGGCGGTCGCTTCGGTCTGAAGAGGCTAAAAGAGAAGCGGCGCGAGGAGCTGGTGATCGAGGGAACGCCACCCCGGCTGGAAATGACCAATGTGGACGTGGAATTTTGCCTCCCCACGTTCAAACACGGGCGGAGCGGCCACCTGGAGGCAGAAGGGGGCACTGCGGTGAAGGCAAAGAGGAAAATCAG GTTTCCTCGGATGAAGACAAAAGgtcaaaatggaggaaaagaggaaagcagaggaatggaAGCAAAGGTGAAGGTGTCCCCGGCTGAGATTCCCAGAGCCAAAGTAAAAACCAAAGGAAAAGCCCCCAAGTTTGGAATCAACTTCCCCAAGAGCAAGGACGCTAAGTCGGGATCGGTGGAGCTGAGGAAGCCGGACGTAAATATCCCATCGCCATCTTTGGAGTTCAGTTTCCCTGCTGGGAAAGGCGTGGATGTGGAGATGGAGGGAGTATCATTGAATTCCCCGGATGTGAGGTTTGCCCTCCCCTCTGGCAAAGCACACACGTCTCTACCAGCAGGTAAGGGAAAGGTGGAAATAAAAGCTCCGAAACTTGAAGTAAGAGGGGGCGATGCCGAAGTCACTACGGGAAACGTTGACATCGAAACAGGCAAAGGCGATGGAAAACTGCGAATGCCAAAGTTGAAACTTCCCAAAATGAGACTCTCACGTCATTCGGATGAGATTGATGATGACAAAATGAAGGTCAAAGCAGAAGGAGACATCGGCGTTCCAACGGTGGAAATGAAAGGAGGAAGTGGTATTGTTCTCCCTGAAGCACATGTCACCAAAGGAGGCATCTCAGGAAATGTTCCATCCATTCAAATGCCTTCTGTTGACATCTCTTTACCCAAAGTCAAAGGAACATCAGGCATGGATGTAAAGACAGCAACGAAGAAGCCTGGAATAGAGTGTCCTGTGCCGGACGTGGAGCTGCATGTTGGGAGAATTCCTGATGAGGTGGAGGGCACGTTTAAAGGACCAGAAATTTCCATGCCTGCACTTGATATCTCTTTACCAAAGATCAAATCCTCTGATCTGGATGCTGAAGGGAGAGGAAGTGGAGAGAAATTCCGTCTTCCTTCCGTTGAGGTTGGAATAGACATGAGCCATTACATGGGTGGAGATGGGAAGTTCACCTTACCGAATTTGAATGTATCCCAATCACAAAAAGTTGATCTGAAACGACCAGATGTTGCAGGAGGATTCAAGTTACCCAGTGTGGACCCGACGCTTCTCAAAGGCAAAGACGTGGACCTGGATCTGCCGGACGTTGACATTTCTTTGCCAACAGTGAGTCTTCCAGGGGCTGGTGTCAAACTAAAAGGTCCAGAACTCATGGGAGGGAAGTTGGAAAGGCCAGATATTGATGTTTCAATTCACAAAGGAAAACTTGAAGGTGGTGTTGAGCTTGACGGCCCCGACATCAAAGGAGGAAAGTTGAAAATGCCAACGTTGGATGTTTCTTTACCAAAGGTCAATCTTCCAGAGGGTGGTGTCAAACTAAAAGGCCCAGAATTCAAGGGGGGGAAGATGGAAATTGCAGACATTGGTGTCTCACTTTCCAAGGCTGAGGCAGATTTTGACATTGAAGGCCCTGACATAAAAGGAGGAAAATTCAAAATGCCAACGTTTGATGTTTCTTTACCGAAAGTTAATCTTCCAGaggggggtgtcaaactaaaagATCCAAAACTCAGGGGTGGGAAGATGGAACTGCCAGACCTTGATGTCTCACTTCCCAAAGGAAGATTTGAAGGTGGCGTTGAGCTTGAAGGCCCCGACGTCAAAGGACGAAAGTTCAAAATGCCAACATTTGATGTTTCTTTACCAAAAGGCAGTCTTCCAGAGggtactgtcaaactaaaaggTCCAGAACTCAAAGGAAAGGTAGAAATTCCGGACATTGATGTCTCAATTCCAAACGTTGAGGGACATTTTGACATTGAAGGCCCTGATGTAAAAGGAGGAAAGTTCAAAATACCAACATTTGATGTTTGTTTGCCAAAAGTCAATCTTCCAGAGAGTGGTGTCGAACTAAAAGGTCCAGAACTCAAAGGAAAGGTAGAAATTCCAGATGTCGATGTCTCAATTCGAAACGTTGAGGGACATTTTGACATTGAAGGCCCTGACGTAAATGGAGGAAAGCTCAAAATGCCAAAATTGGATATTTCTTTCTCAAAAGTCAACATTCCAGAGGGTAGTGTCAAGCTAAAAGGTCCAGAACTCAAGAGAGGGAAGATGGAAATGCCAGACCTTTCACTTCCCAAAGGAAAATTTGAAGGTGGCGTTGAGCTTGAGGGCCCTGATGTCAAAGGAGGAGACTTCAAAATGCCAACATTTGATGTTTCTTTACCAAAAGGCAGTCGTAAAGAGGACGGTGTCAAACTAAAAGGTCCAGAACTGGAGGGATGGAAGATTGAGATGCCAGATCTAGATATGTCCTTCCCGCAAAGAAAAGCTGAAGGAGAGACTGGAATTGAAGGGCATGTTGGCATGGGAGGAAAGTTTCAAATGCCCTCTGTTGATCTTTCTCttcctaaaatgaaaacaaaaggtcCAGAGATCAATATTGAAGGTCCTGAATTTAAAGGTGGAAAAGTCACCGCCCCAACTGTGGATGTTTCCCTTCCCAAAGTTGAAGGCGACCTGGACCTTGAAAGCCCTCATCTTAAAGTAGGAACATTTAAAATGCCAACATTTGATGTTTCTTTAcccaaagtacattttccagaGGGTGGTGTTAAAGTAACAGGTCCAGAACTCAAGGGAGGAAAGATGGAAATGCCAGACATCGATGTCTCACTTCCCAAAGGACAATTTGAAGGTGGCAATGAGCTTGAAGGCCCTAATGTCAAAGGAGGAAAGTTCAAAATACCTACATTAGATGTTTCCTTACCAAAAGTCAATCTTACAGAGGGTGGTATCAAACTAAAAGGTCCACAACTCAACAGAGGGAAGATGAAATTTCCAGACGTTGATCTCTCACTTCCGGAAGGAAAATCTGAAGGTGGTGTTGAGTTTGAAGGCCCTGACGTCAAAGGAGGAAACTTCAAAATGCCAACATTGGATGTTTCCTTACCAAAAGTAAACCTCCCAAAGTTTGATCTCAATGTGGAAACACCAGATGTAAAAGGAAAAATTGAAATGCCATGTGTGGATATTTTGGTTCCAAAAGGAAAAGTTGAAGGTGACCTGAATCTTGAAGGCCCTGATGTCAAAGGAGGAAAGTTCAAAGTGCCAACATTTGATGTTTCTTTACCAAAAGTCAATCTTCCAGAGGGTGGTGTCAAATTAAAAGGCACAGACCTGAAGGGAGGAAAAATAGAAATTCCAGACGTCGATGTCTCACTTCCAAAGGTTGAGGGAGATTTCAACATTGAAGGCCATGATGTCAAAGGAGGAAAATATAAAGTACCAAAATTCAATGTTTCTTTACCAAAAGTAAATCTTCCAGAGGGCAATGTCAAACTAAAAGGTCCAGAACTTGAAAGACGGAAGATTGAGATGCCAGACTTAGATATTTCATTCCCTAAAGGAAAAGCAGAAGGAAAACTAGGACTTGAAGGGCATGTTGGCAAGGGAGGAAAGTTTCACATGCCCGCTGTTGATCTTTCTCttcctaaaatgaaaacaaaaggtcCAGAGATCAATATTGAAGGTCCTGAATTTAAAGGTGGAAGATTTACCGCCCCAACTGTGGATGTTTCCCCTCCCAAAGTTGAAGGTCACCTGGATCTTGAAGGCCCTGATATTAAAGGAGGAAAGTTTAAAATGCCAACAATAGATGTTTCGCTACCCAAAGTCAATCTTCCAGAGGGTGGTGGTAAAATAAAAGGTCCAGAACTCAAAGGTGGAAAGATAGAAATACCAGACATTGATGTCTCACTTCCCAAAGGAAAAGTTAAGGGTGGTGTTGATCTTGAGGGCCCTGAGATCAAAGGAGGACAATTCAAAATGCCAACATTTGATGCTTCTTTACCCAAAGTAAATCTTCCAGAGGGTGGGGTCAAACTAAAAGTTCCAGAATTTGAGGGACAGGAGATTGAGATGCCAGACGTAGATATTTCATTCCCTAAAGGAAAAGTTGAAGGAAAAATGGGAATTGAAGGGCATGTTGGCAAGGGAGGAAAGTTTCAAATGCCCTCCGTTGATCTTTCTCttcctaaaatgaaaacaaaaggtcCAGAGATCAATATTGAAGGTCCTGATGTTAAAGGTGGGAAAGTCACCATCCCAAGAGTTGATGTTTCTCTCCCCAAAGTTGAAGGAGACTTGGATCTTGAAGGCTCTGATGTCAAAGGAAGAACGTTCAAAATCCCAACATTTGATGTTTCTTTACCAAATGTCAGTCTTCCAGAGTGTGGTGTTAAACTAAAAGGTCCAGAACAAAAGGGAGGAAAGATGGAAATTCCAGACATTGACGTCTCACTTCCCAGAGGAAACATTGAAGGGGGTTTTGATGTTGAAGGCCCTCATGTCAAAGTTCAAAATGTTAAAGGAGGAAAGTTTAAAATGCCAAAATTTGATGTTTCTTTACCAAAGGTAAACCTTCCAGAAGGCGATGTCAAACTAAAAGGTCCAGAACTTGAGGGACGGAAGATTGAGATGCCAGACTTAGATATTTCACTCCCTAAAGGAAAAGCGGGAGGAGAAATGAGCAAAGGAGGAAAGTTTCATATGCCCTCTGTTGATATTTCGCttcctaaaatgaaaacaaaaggtcCAGAGATAAATATTGAAACGCCTGACATTAAAGGTGGAAAAGTCACCATCCCAACTGTGGATGTTTCTCTTCCCAAAGTTGAAGGAGACCTGGTTCTTGGAGGCCCTGATGTCAAAGGAGCAAAGTTCAAAATGCCAACATTTAATGTTTCTTTACCAAAGGTTAGTCTTCCAGAGGGTGGTGTCAAAGTAAAAGGCCCAGAGCTCAAGGGAGGAAACATGGAAATTCCAGACATCAGTATCTCACTTCCCAAAGGAAAAGTTGAGGATGGTGTTGATCTTGAGGGCCCTGATGTCAAAGGAGGAAAGTTAAAAATTCCATCATTGGATGTTTCCTTACCAAAAGTCAACCTTCCAAAGGGTGATCCCATTTTGGAAGCACCAAAATTCAaaggaaaaatggaaatgccaagtgtggatatttcactTCCAAAAGGAAAAGTTGAGGGAGATATAGACATTGCAGGCGCTGACGTAAAAGGAGGAAAGTTCAAATTGCCAACATTTGATGTTTCTTTACCAAAGGTCAGTCTTCCAGAGGGTGGTGTCAAAGTAAAAGGCCCAGAGCTCAAGGGAGGAAAGATAGAAATTCCAGACGTCGATGTCTTGCTTCCCAAAGTTGAGGGAGATTTTGACATTAAAGGCCTTGATGCAAAAGGAGGAAAGTTCAAAATGCCAACGTTAGATATTTCTTTGCCAAAAGTCAATCTTCCAGAGGGTGGTGCTAAAATAAGAGGCCCAGAATTCAGTGGAGAGAAGATTAACATGCCAGACTTTCATATGTCACTTCCTGAAGGAAAAGCAGAAGGAGAAATAGGAATTGAAGGGCATAGTGCTAAAGGAGGAAAGTTTCACATGCCCTTTGTTGATATTTCTCTTCCTAAGTCAAAAATAAAAGGTCCAGGGATAACTATTGAAGGTCCTGACGTTAAAGGTACAAAAGTCACCATGCCAACAGTTGACGTTTCTACTCCCAAAATTGAGGGGGACCTGGATATTGAAGGCCCTGATGTTAAAGGAGGAAACATCAAAATGCCAACATTAGATGTTTCTTTACCAAAGGTCAATCTTCCAGAAGGTGGTGTCAAACTAAAAGGTCCAGAACTCAAAGGAAAGATGGAAATTCTAGACGTTGACGTCTCACTTCCAAAAGTTGAGGGAGGTGAAGGCCCTGATGTCAAAGGAGGCAGGTTTAAAATGCCCAAACTTGATGTTTCTTTCCCAAAAGTCAGTCTTCCAGAGGGTGGTGTCAAATTAAAAGGTCCAACACTCAAGGGAGGAAAGATGCAAGTTACAGACATCGATGTCTCTCGTCCCAAAGGAAAAGTTGAGGGTGGTGTTGAACTCGAAGGCCCAGACTTCAAAGGAGGAAAGTTCAAAATGCCATCGTTGGATGTTTCTTTACCAAACGTCAGACTTCCAGAGGGTGGTATTAAAATAAAAGGTCCAGATCTTGGGGGAAGGAAGACTGATTTGACAGACGTTGATGTCGCACTTCCCAAAGGAAAAGTAGAAGGAGAAATGGGAATTGAAGGACATTTAAGTAAAGGAGGAAAGTTCCATATGCCCTCTGTTGATATTTCTAttcctaaaataaaaacaaaaggtcCAGAGATAAATATTGAAGGCCCTGATGGTAAAGGCGGAAAAGTCACAGAACCAACGGTTGATGTTTCCATACTAAAAGTCAGTCTTCCGGGGGGGGGTCTTAAACTAAAAGGTCAAGAACTCAAGGGAGGAAAGATGGAAATACCAGACATTGATGTCTCACTTCCCAAAGCTGAGGGAGATTTTGATGTTGTCGGCCCTCAAGTCAAAGGAGGAAAGTTCAAAATACCAACATTTGATGTGTCTTTACCAAAAGTCAATCTTCCAGAGGGGGGAATCAAACTAAAAGGTCCAGAACTCAAAGGAGGGAGGATGGAAATTCCAGACATTGATGTCTCACTTCCCAAAGGAAAAGCTGAGGGTGCTGTTGAACTTAAAGGCCCTGATGTCAAGGGAGGAAAGTTCAAAATACCAACATTTGATGTTTCTTTACCAAAAGTCAATCTTCCAGAAGGGGGAATCAAACTAAAAGGTCCAGAACTCAAGGGAGGGAAGATGGAAATTCCAGACATTGATGTCTCACTTCCAAAAGTTGAGGGAGATCTTGACATTGAAGGCCCTGACGTCAAAGGACGAAAGTTCAAAATGCCAACGTTGGATGTTTCTTTACCAAAAGTCAATCTTCCAGAGGGTGGTGTCAAATTAAAGGGCCCAGATTTCGGTGGAGGGAAGATCGACATGCCAGACATTGATATGTCACTCCCTAAAGGAAAATTTGAAGGACAAACGGGGATTGAAGGGCATCTTGATAGAGGAGGAAAGTTTCATATGCCCTCTGTTGATATTTGTCTTCCAAAAATGAAAGCAACAGGCCcagaaataaatattgaaggcCCTGACGTCAAAGGTGTAAAACTTACCATGCCAACAGTTGATGTTTCTATTCCCAAAGCTGAGGGAGACCTGGATATTGAAGTCCCTGATGTCAAAGCAGGAAAGTTCAAAATGCCAACATTTGATGTTTCTGTACCAAAAGTCAATCTTCCAGAAGGTGGCCTCAAACTAAAAGGTCCAGAACTCAAAGGAAAGATGGAAATTCCAGATGTTGACGTCTTGCTTCCAAAGGTTGAGGGAGACATTAACATTGAAGGCTCTTATGTCAAAGGAGGTAGGTTTAAAATGCCCAAACTTGATGTTTCTTTACCAAAAGTCAATCTTCCAGAGGGTGGTGTCAAACTAAAGGGTCCAACACTCAAGGGAGGAAAAATGCAAGTTCCAGACATCGATGTCTCTCTTCCCAAAGGAAAAGTTGAGGGTGGTGTTGAACTCGAAGTCACGGACATGAAGGGAGGGAAGTTCAAAATGCCATCGCTGGATGTTTCTTTACCAAACATAAATCTTCCAGAGGGTGGTATTACAATAAAAGGTCCAGACCTTGAGGGAAGGAAGATTGACATGCCAGACATCGATGTGTCATTTCCCAATGACAAAGCAGGAGCGGAAATAGGAATTGAAGGAGGAGGGAAGTTTCATATGCCCTCTGTTGATATTTGTCttcccaaaatgaaaacaaaaggtcCAGAGATAGATATTGAAGCTCCTGACATTAAAGGTAGAAAAGTCACCATGCCAACGGTTGATGTTTCGCTCCCTAAAATTAAATCTCCAGAAGTAGATGTCAGTTTGGAGGGTCCTGATGTAAAAGGTGGAAAAGTCACCATCCCAGCAATGGCTAGAATGACAGGAGAAAGTGCAGGTTCAGGTTCTCTTAAACGTGGCACAGTCAAACTTCCAACTGTTGACATCTCCGCTCCGAAGGTGGATCTTGACTTTGGCCTCACCAAACCAAAAGGTGACGATGTGGAAGTGGCGCTTCTAAAAGCAGAGGGAAGCAGGCCTTCTTCTGGGGGAAGTTTTGATTTGCCTAATGTCTCTCTCAAAGTCCCCAGTTTTACTCTTCCCAGGTTTAGTGGAAAGTCCAAGGCTGGTCATTTGGAGGCATCGGGACAAAGCTGTGAGGGTGACATTTCTCTCAGAGCGCCATCCATGGAGTTGGGTTTGGACAGCAAAGACCAGGGGAAAAAAGCTAAACTCAAAAAGCCCTCCTTTGGAATATCCAAAACAGATGCAGATGTGTCTGTGTCTTGTCCTGAATTagatgtcaatttaaaaaagggggGGATTGACATTCCGAAACCAGATACCAATGTTGACGTGGAAGGGAAAGGTCGTTTCCATGCACCTGATATCACTATCAAACTCCCAAAGTTCTCCATGCCGGGATTTGTTTCAAAAGATGGAACTTTGGGAAGGCCCAGTAGTGACCGTGAAGCTCAGGCCAAGGCCAAAATGCCCTCAGTTGAGCTATCACTTCCTGCCACTAAAACACCAGAAATGGAGGTTCTTCTCCCCAAAGCAGAGGTGGACGTATCAGAGGGTGACATCCGAACCTATGAGGGAGACCTGAAAATTCCCAAAAGGCCTGTGATTGATGTGTCTGCGCCCAAAGTAGACCTGGCTGTGCCACTTGAGTCCAGTTATGAGAGAGAAGGAACGAAATTCAAGGTGCCCGATTTGGACTTATCCCGACTGAAAGGAAAAATCAGCAGAATGCCGAAAAGCAAATCTTCAAAGATTGAAGCACCAGAAGTTAAACTCAAAATGCAGTCAATAGACATTTCAATTCCCAAGGCACCAGATGTTGACCTTCACGGAGATGGAAGAGTTGACTTTAACATGCCACATGCCAACATTGACCTTCCGGAAGCAACAACACCAAAGACAGACATATCCATCCCCAAAGACAAAGTTGGTTTGCATGTGAAGGGAGAGCATTCAGGTCTGAAACTGAAGATGCCAAGACTGGATATCCAGGGTCCAAAAGGAGACCTGGAGCTGGACTTGCGTTTTCGGAGAGGAGAGGGCAGGATGGAAGTATCTGATTTAGAAACCAACAGCAAAGTCAAAGGGCCCAAAGTCAAGGGAACAAAGTTCAATATTGGAatgccaaaaaagaaaaatggtggcGGTGTAAAGGTTGAGCAGGACATTGAGATTATTCAGCCTGGAATCTATGGTCCGACATCCTCAAGTCACAACGGACACAAAGAGGTAAATATTAATGTCCAAATGCCAAGTGTTACGTTACCAAGTGTAAGTGTGACCAGCAAACAAGGCTCAGCAGAATGTGGCCTCCCGTCATCATCAAGTACAGTCCCCAGGATTCCAGACATAGACTTTGATATTGGCACAGCACAGGACGAAGACGAGGACAAACTGGGCAAGAAGATAAAAATCCCCAAGTTTGGTGTCCCTCTACCTTCCCTGTCCTCCCCAGAAGGGAGGATGGAGATATGTGGCCCGCAGCTCAAATACGAGGGTCCCAAAGTCCCCAAAGTAAAGaaagcagtttttgttttagtaAATCCACCTCAAACCGACGATGTGACTCTAAATACAGGTGATGCCAAGGTAAAGATTCCAACACTCCAAACAAAGTCCATAGAAACATCTGTTGACACACCTGGAATGTCAGCGTGTGCGAGTTCATTAAGGTCAGCTGACCTCACGCTCAAGCCGGAAGGTCCAAGTTCAAGGTTCCACTTTGAAAAAGAGGCAAGTCCTCACAAGGGAGCAGCAGCGAGTGCAAAAGTCAAACTTCCAAAGGTGGAATTCACTTCTCCTTATGGCAAGAAAACTGCAGGTCACGCCAACTTGGAAATGACAACCAGACTAGACACACCTTCATTTTCAGGAGAAGACCCAAAAGGGCTCCAAATAAAACCTGGCAAGGTTTCATTTGAAGGTTTCGTTGAGTCCTCCTCAAAAGAAGTTGTCTCACAGCACTCCAGAACGGAAAGGTTGGACGGGGACAGCTCGGGATCGCCAGCTGGTTTTACCATGGAGTTCAGCTCGATGAAGGTCCGAACCTGGGGTGAGGGAGATACCAAAGGAGAACCCCAAGGGAGAGAGTCTCCCCCATGGTTCAAGGTCCCCAAGTTCACCCTGAAACCACACTCTACAG GCTTCCTCCAGATCACGCCGGAGGGATCTCCTCGGGCACAGCGGCGAGGGGAGCTGGGAGGCGAGGCCGACGTCTCGGGCTCCTTCTGCCCGCACGCTTCCGACGTCACCGCAAGCGACGTGTCCTCACCGGTGGGAGGAGGCTCGGTTACCATGGTGACCAAGACCACCAGGACGACACGGCGCGCCACGTCGGCCGCGACGCCAGCGGGCGACTCGGCGGTGACCGCTCACCCGCCGTCAGATCTCTGA